The following proteins come from a genomic window of Pseudomonas sp. WJP1:
- the nadD gene encoding nicotinate-nucleotide adenylyltransferase codes for MASCADRSRSDLGDFDPSAPVTASAPRPRRIGVLGGTFDPVHIGHLRGALEVAETLALDELRLTPNARPPHRGTPQVSAKDRLAMVECAVAGVAPLVVDARELQRDKPSYTIDTLESMRAEMAAETQVFLLLGWDAFCGLPTWHRWEELLQHCHILVLQRPDADSEPPDALRNLLAARSVSDPLALKGSSGQIAFVWQTPLAVSATQIRQLLASGKSVRFLVPDAVLAYIDAHGLYRASN; via the coding sequence ATGGCCAGTTGCGCGGACAGGAGCCGGTCTGACTTGGGCGACTTCGACCCGTCAGCCCCGGTAACCGCCAGCGCGCCTCGACCCAGACGCATCGGCGTTCTGGGCGGGACCTTCGATCCGGTGCACATCGGCCATTTGCGTGGTGCGCTGGAAGTCGCCGAAACCCTGGCGCTCGATGAGCTGCGCCTGACGCCAAATGCCAGGCCGCCCCATCGGGGTACGCCGCAGGTGTCGGCCAAGGACCGGCTGGCGATGGTCGAGTGCGCGGTCGCCGGAGTGGCGCCGTTGGTGGTGGACGCCCGCGAATTGCAGCGGGACAAACCGTCCTACACCATTGATACCCTGGAGTCGATGCGGGCCGAAATGGCCGCCGAGACCCAGGTTTTTCTGCTTTTGGGCTGGGACGCATTTTGCGGCCTGCCCACTTGGCACCGCTGGGAAGAGTTGCTCCAGCATTGCCATATCCTGGTGTTGCAACGCCCGGATGCCGACAGCGAACCGCCGGATGCCTTGCGCAACCTGCTGGCAGCGCGCTCGGTGAGCGACCCGCTGGCCCTCAAAGGGTCGAGCGGACAGATTGCATTCGTCTGGCAGACGCCGCTCGCGGTATCCGCCACCCAGATCCGTCAACTGCTGGCCAGCGGTAAGTCGGTACGTTTCCTGGTGCCCGACGCGGTCCTGGCCTACATCGATGCGCACGGACTCTACCGTGCGTCGAACTGA
- a CDS encoding glutamate-5-semialdehyde dehydrogenase: MTESVLDYMTRLGRAAREASRVIGRASTAQKNRALQAAANALDAARGELTAANELDLAAGRANGLEPALLERLALTPARIDGMIVGLRQVAALPDPVGAIRDMSYRPSGIQVGKMRVPLGVIGIIYESRPNVTIDAASLCLKSGNATILRGGSEAIHSNRAIAACIQRGLAEADLPAAVVQVVETTDRAAVGALISMPEYVDVIVPRGGRGLIERVSRDARVPVIKHLDGICHVYVGEHADLAKAQRIAFNAKTYRYGICGAMETLLVDQIVAKDFLPAMAAQFREKGVELRGCERTRAIIDAVPATEEDWSTEYLDAILSIRVVDGLDQAIEHINHYGSHHTDSIVSEHQGDTRRFVAEVDSSSVMINTPTCFADGFEYGLGAEIGISTDKLHARGPVGLEGLTCEKYVVVGDGQLRGQEPV; encoded by the coding sequence ATGACTGAGTCCGTTCTTGACTACATGACCCGCTTGGGTCGCGCTGCCCGCGAGGCTTCCCGCGTCATCGGCCGTGCCAGCACCGCGCAGAAAAACCGCGCGCTGCAAGCCGCTGCCAATGCGCTGGATGCAGCCCGCGGCGAATTGACTGCTGCCAATGAGCTGGACTTGGCGGCTGGCCGCGCCAATGGTCTGGAACCGGCCCTGCTCGAGCGCCTGGCGCTGACCCCGGCGCGTATCGACGGCATGATCGTGGGTCTGCGGCAGGTTGCGGCGTTGCCCGACCCGGTCGGTGCGATCCGCGACATGAGCTATCGTCCGTCGGGTATCCAGGTCGGCAAGATGCGCGTGCCACTGGGCGTGATCGGGATCATCTACGAATCGCGACCCAACGTGACCATTGACGCCGCCAGCCTGTGCCTGAAGTCCGGCAACGCCACCATCCTGCGCGGCGGCTCCGAAGCCATTCATTCCAATCGTGCCATCGCCGCCTGCATCCAGCGCGGCCTGGCCGAGGCCGACCTGCCAGCCGCGGTGGTGCAAGTGGTCGAAACCACCGATCGCGCTGCGGTCGGCGCACTGATCAGCATGCCTGAATACGTCGACGTCATCGTGCCCCGTGGTGGCCGTGGCCTGATCGAGCGCGTCAGTCGTGACGCCCGGGTGCCGGTGATCAAGCATCTGGACGGTATCTGCCACGTTTACGTGGGCGAGCACGCTGACCTGGCGAAAGCCCAGCGCATCGCGTTCAACGCCAAGACCTACCGTTATGGCATCTGCGGCGCGATGGAAACGTTGTTGGTCGATCAAATCGTTGCCAAAGATTTCCTGCCAGCGATGGCTGCCCAGTTCCGCGAAAAAGGCGTCGAGTTGCGCGGCTGCGAACGCACCCGGGCAATCATCGATGCCGTGCCGGCCACTGAAGAAGACTGGAGCACCGAGTACCTGGACGCCATTCTGTCGATCCGCGTGGTCGACGGGCTTGACCAGGCCATCGAGCACATCAACCATTACGGCTCCCATCACACCGATTCGATTGTCAGCGAACATCAGGGCGACACCCGGCGTTTCGTGGCTGAAGTCGACTCTTCGTCGGTGATGATCAACACCCCGACCTGCTTCGCCGATGGCTTCGAATACGGATTGGGTGCCGAGATCGGCATTTCTACTGATAAGCTGCACGCCCGCGGCCCGGTCGGCCTCGAAGGTCTGACCTGCGAGAAGTACGTGGTGGTCGGTGATGGCCAGTTGCGCGGACAGGAGCCGGTCTGA